One Carassius gibelio isolate Cgi1373 ecotype wild population from Czech Republic chromosome A20, carGib1.2-hapl.c, whole genome shotgun sequence DNA segment encodes these proteins:
- the LOC127938829 gene encoding intraflagellar transport protein 172 homolog, translated as MLLVAHYYATRSAAKGIDQLGIEGTLDALDHTDFQDTDIPFEVEKREEIREWVLTVSMDQRVEQVLPKDERVTFEASLVAAGTGIRSLPCVITGEAICTKDCDGRS; from the exons ATGCTGCTGGTTGCTCACTATTACGCCACACGCTCTGCAGCCAAAGGCATTGACCAGCTG GGCATTGAGGGCACATTGGATGCTTTAGATCACACAGACTTCCAGGATACAGATATCCCATTCGAG GTGGAGAAGAGGGAGGAGATTAGGGAATGGGTTTTGACTGTGTCCATGGACCAGCGGGTGGAACAGGTGCTGCCGAAGGATGAGAGAGTCACATTTGAAGCTTCCCTAGTGGCAGCCGGCACTGGCATCCGGTCCCTACCTTGCGTCATCACAGGTGAGGCCATCTGCACAAAAGACTGTGATGGTCGGAGTTGA